The DNA region GCGGCAGACGTGGAGCATAGCCTCTGGTGGAGGTCAGCCTCGGCCGCATATCTtgcggcggcccggggcagggTTTGGAGAAGGAGGCGAtggcggtgcgggaggagaCGGGGAAGCATTTGGGGACCGACTGCAATTTGGGCCGTTGGGCCTTTCGGTGGAATTTGCTCCTTTCCAACTATATAATATCCAGGGGCGGAGGAATCGGCATGGCGAGGTACCTTGGTTTTGCGACGAATACCCCCTGCTCTTCACCTTCCAGGCTACGAATCAGCCAATCTTCCCTGCCCTGTGTCTCCGGCCGCCATGGCGTTTCGATCTGAGCCGAGGGAAAGacacgaggaggaagaagatgggtATGGCTGCATTGGGCTACTGAACCGCTATTGGGCTCCACGCGGGTCACTCGTTTCTATGTTGAATGGGCCAAAACAACAAAGAGTTAAGCAACCAACACCGCTTGCGTGCGGGTGACGCGAACAGAAGCGAAATCGTGAACCGGATCGACGACGACGGGGCGGACGCGGGTAGATTGGGCCGGCCCATTTAAACAAGCATGAGTGCCCATCTGAGGGGCTGCTGGACTTGGGCTGTCATGGGCCTGACATCTAGCGGTCACTGCAGGCCTGCAGGTCGTTTGATGGTTTGCACTTTGCACGGGGCCTTCAGCGGTTGAGAGAGTCCAAAGAGGGGAGAGGGAAACAACGTCGATGGCAcaccctcaaaaaaaaaaacaacgtCGATGGCATACAACGAGCAAGAAGGAAGGGAAAAAAACAGGCAGGACGCTGAACCGGCTTGTACAGACGTACCTGGACACTCGGAACTGAGGCCAACTGGCAACTAGAATCCGAACAAAGCAACAGCCACATCCCTACCCACCCTCCTGTGCGAGCCGTGACCCGCGCACCGCCGGTCAGCCGCCGCTCGTGAGCCGCGACCAGACCAGCCATCATCCATCCAGCCCCAGTCCCTCCTTCAATCCGGAACAGCTCGCCCCGGCCCCCCACTTGCACCGCATGTTCCTGCCTTCCCGGTGGGGGCAGCGCCACCACTAGGCTGGCTGCCAAATAGTTTAATGGTGGGGCCGGCCGGCACGCGGGCGTACGGGCAGCCAACGGAGGGAGGGCCTCCGCCCTCCAGGCTTGCCGGGGTAGCAGGGCCGGTCGCGGGGCTCGTGATCAGCAGTGACGCCCGTGCGCGCAACTTGGGCGGGCGGGCGCACCCACTGGCGCTCTCCGGAAAGGGACGCGCGCGCCCCGCCCAACTTGCCCGCATTCCTCTCGCGCGCGCGTCCACCAGCCAGCCTCCCCGCAAGTGGCCTCCCCAACTTGCACGCCTGTTTGATTCAGAAATCGCGACCGCCTCCGGCACGGGCTGCCGCTCCAGTAGTTCCGTCGTGCTTCGGCGGCGAGCGAACGCTCGCTCTCGGCGTCCGGTTGAAGTCCCTGGCTGTCGCTGGGGAGTTCCCGTGTCGTCGCTGTCGAACCCGTAGTTGCAGGATCTCCTACAGTATCCGGGCGATCCGACTGAAGACAGCGCGGCGACGAATTGATGggttttttctctctctcttttacGGAACGTGATGATTTGATTGGTCTCCTCGCGCTCCCGGTGGCCGATTTGACTGATGAGCTCGTGTCTTTCGGCGAATTCCCCTGAGCCGTAGCAGCGCTCTCCAGCCTCCTCCTACCACACGAGCGCGTGGAATGAAGAAGAGCGCTGGCTTGGCTCGGGCGAAGAAGAGCCGAGGCATCCCGGCCGTTGCGATACACTTGCTAGTCATGGCCTGGAAAGAGACCGCGTTGTTAACCAGCTCTGTCGCGGGCAGTACAGGGCGCCAGTTGATGAGCCTCCTTTGTGTCTGTCATGGTCCATGCGCATGATTCAGGGTTCTCTtttattttctaaaaaaataatCCAGTCGGGCCGATAATTGAATTGGAACGGTAGACGAAAACATGTTCAAGGAGTTGGTTTTCACTTGATTCGTCCTTAAAGTAAGAAAAGTTTTTGTTTTTGCTACAGATAACAAATAATAAAAATACCCAGCTATGCACTTATTTTCCGCCTTTGCATGGCAAGTAGAACTTCGGTGGTCCTTTCATCTGAAGAAAAGGGCAGGGTACAAGTTGACGACCGTGCCAAGTTGATCTCCCGTATTATAATGTGCAATTAGTCATTAGCTGGTGTGAAAGGTTAACAATCATAAAGGGCGCGCGGGATCACGACGACGGAAAGCAACAGGATAGTGCAAGAGGGGGgtgacaaaaaaaaaatgggCATCCCTAGGGCAAGCACAGTGTGGGGTTTATATATAAACTCATCTCAACCAACTTGGCTTACTTGCCTGCCCTATTCTATGCTCCACTTTCATTACATTACATTGCTAGTTGTTGGGAAATCTTTCGAGGAAGAAATCACATTCATCAGTCTTACCCCTTCTTCCCTCTGTAGTAAACTAATCGCCTCCTGCTGCTTAAAGATTTGCATCTTGCATTGCTGCTCGCCCACTTGCTCTTAACAAGCACCTTTAACTACATAATTACTTACTCCTCGCAAAACCAGTGAAACCTAGAGGCTTCCCTTTTAATTGAGAGAGGCGGCTTCCTCAACAATGATAGTTCCAAACCTATATTCCTATTGTATGATGGTTGTAGTTTTGTTTTCTGTTAGAAGTAAAATGAACAAGTACTGCTGGATACATAAAAGACAACCATTTTAACATTCGCTGCCCCGTATTAAACTAAACGTTTACAAACTTGTGTGTATAATTCACTTTTAGATTTATATTTTTCCAAATAGAAGTTACTTCCACAGCACATAAAAACAACCTTTCGTTCCACAGCAAGCTAGTACATGAGTAATCCTAATTCTGTCACAATGTGTTGTGCAGATAACAAAACAAAAAGGAAGTGCCAAAGCGCGCCCCGTTGAAATAAAAAGCATGAAGTGAGATGAAATTCAAGAATATCTCCGCGTCGATTATGTCCAAGTTTTTCTTCCTAAATTATCGTAAAGATCAAGCAGCAACGTCCCCCCGTGCAACTTGGGCAAATTGTTGCAAGGTAGACCCCACTTAAAGATGATTTAGTTGAACTAAATTAAAGAGGGAGCACAATTAAAGAGAGCACACAACTGGATACATATGCAACAGTGCGAGCCAGGACAAGTTGGCGCACTTTGCATATATAAACGCCTCCACCCCCATCAACCTCTTCACCATCCCCCACCCGCCGCCGCAAGGAATTCCACCGCACGCGAGACCAGGAGGGGAGAAGGGAGAAGGCACACAGCTAGCTACGAAGAGCGCCAAGAACAACCAACCAGCCAGCAGCCAGCGCAAGATGCCGTGCATCCAGGCGTCCAGCCCCGGCAGCATGCCGCACCAGCACCACGGCCGGGTCCTGGCCGGCGTCGGGTGCGCGGCGGAGGTGGCCGCGGCGGtcgcgacgacggcggcgaacAGCGCGGGGATGCGGTGCGGGGCGCACGACGGCGAGCTGCCCGCGGAGGCGGCGCGCCACCACGAGCACGCGGCGCCGGGGCCCGGGCGGTGCTGCTCCGCGGTGGTCCagcacgtggcggcgccggccgcggcggtGTGGTCCGTGGTGCGGCGGTTCGACCAGCCGCAGGCGTACAAGCGGTTCGTGCGGAGTTGCGCGCTGCtggcgggcgacggcggcgtgggCACGCTCCGCGAGGTGCGCGTCGTGTCGGGCCTCCC from Panicum hallii strain FIL2 chromosome 9, PHallii_v3.1, whole genome shotgun sequence includes:
- the LOC112876130 gene encoding abscisic acid receptor PYL4-like, with translation MPCIQASSPGSMPHQHHGRVLAGVGCAAEVAAAVATTAANSAGMRCGAHDGELPAEAARHHEHAAPGPGRCCSAVVQHVAAPAAAVWSVVRRFDQPQAYKRFVRSCALLAGDGGVGTLREVRVVSGLPAASSRERLEILDDESHVLSFRVVGGEHRLQNYLSVTTVHPSPTAPDSATVVVESYMVDVPPGNTPEDTRVFVDTIVRCNLQSLATTAEKLAAVST